Proteins from a single region of Bactrocera neohumeralis isolate Rockhampton unplaced genomic scaffold, APGP_CSIRO_Bneo_wtdbg2-racon-allhic-juicebox.fasta_v2 cluster10, whole genome shotgun sequence:
- the LOC126765374 gene encoding uncharacterized protein LOC126765374: MEELWAELSVQLNALKGPTRNPTKWRENLSHWKNQIRSCARKAKAHKLVTGGGPSLTSEQRALETLGSIAVDGLADVPTIDTEEEVVFTAAPSPLNTTSDTSNDCTPSSSRSKKMTTDEMFRNYMDLMKGKVEEERAFRIQTLD, encoded by the exons ATGGAGGAGCTTTGGGCGGAACTCTCCGTGCAATTAAATGCCCTAAAAGGGCCCACTCGGAACCCCACAAAATGGAGAGAG AATCTGAGCCATTGGAAAAACCAAATAAGGTCATGCGCAAGGAAAGCCAAGGCGCACAAGCTGGTGACAGGTGGCGGTCCCAGCTTAACAAGTGAGCAGAGAGCGTTAGAAACGTTAGGGTCAATTGCGGTTGATGGGTTGGCTGATGTACCAACCATTGACACAGAG GAAGAAGTAGTTTTCACAGCTGCACCGTCACCTCTAAATACGACTTCGGATACGTCCAATGATTGCACTCCGTCATCGTCCCGTAGTAAAAAAATGACGACGGACGAAATGTTCCGAAATTATATGGATTTAATGAAAGGAAAAGTCGAGGAGGAGAGAGCTTTCCGTATTCAAACTTTagattaa
- the LOC126765258 gene encoding uncharacterized protein LOC126765258 produces the protein MTYANTEITAAVENISDISYLPPGGLNICPNLIDQAYFEDLVRDLGLTKEKAEILCSRLKNRNLIKADVKVTSPRKRHADLESYFKKSEELVYCCSIEEVLRYLKLPLDSSAWRLFIDSSKHSLKAVLLHNGNQHPSIPVAYSTKKDETYANISNLLNKIEYYKYKWEVCADFKMIAILTAMQTGYTKYMCFLCKWDSRVTSSHYHIKYFEERKENIIGDLNVIHESLVPKDKVILPPLHIKLGVVKNFIKSLNTQGYAFKRIQTIFPRLSAAKLKEGMLVGPDIRKLLQDEEFYGHLWDMQKTAFDFMQLVISEFFGNSKAQNYAENIESMLIGFNNIGVKMSLKLHFLHSHLNFFKENLGAVSDEHGERFHQDIKVLEERFKGKSQSVMLAEYVWGLYRNLDTSEHSRQAKYRKAY, from the exons ATGACTTACGCCAATACAGAAATAACAGCGGCGGTTGAAAACATATCAGATATAAGCTACTTGCCTCCTGGTGGTTTAAACATATGTCCTAATTTGATAGACCAAGCTTATTTTGAAGATCTTGTAAGAGATTTAGGACTAACAAAAGAGAAAGCTGAAATATTATGTTCCAGATTGAAAAACAGGAATTTGATAAAAGCCGATGTAAAAGTTACATCGCCAAGAAAAAGACACGCCGATTtggaaagttattttaaaaaatcagaaGAACTTGTATACTGTTGCAGTATTGAAGAGGTTCTAAGATATCTAAAGCTTCCACTGGACTCTTCCGCTTGGCGACTATTTATAGATAGTTCGAAACACAGCTTAAAAGCAGTTTTACTGCACAATGGAAATCAGCATCCATCAATACCGGTTGCGTATTCCACAAAAAAGGATGAAACAtacgcaaatatttcaaatctcttaaataaaattgaatactataaatataaatgggaAGTATGCGCAGACTTCAAAATGATTGCAATATTGACTGCAATGCAAACAGGatacacaaaatatatgtgCTTTCTTTGTAAATGGGATTCACGTGTTACCAGCAGCCattatcatattaaatatttcgaagaacgtaaagaaaatattattggtGACTTAAATGTAATCCATGAATCTCTTGTCCCAAAAGATAAGGTCATACTTCCACCGCTGCATATTAAGTTGGGCgtggtgaaaaattttattaaaagcttaaaTACACAAGGATATGCTTTCAAACGCATTCAAACAATTTTCCCCAGATTATCTgcagcaaaattaaaagaag GAATGCTCGTTGGACCcgatataagaaaattattacaagatgaagaattttatggTCATCTGTGGGATATGCAAAAGACAGCATTTGACTTTATGCAGCTGGTTATATCAGAATTCTTTGGAAACTCAAAAGCACAAAACTatgcagaaaatattgaaagcatGCTAATCGGTTTTAACAATATTGGCGTTAAGATGTCACTAAAGCTGCATTTTCTGCACTCtcatctcaatttttttaaagaaaaccttgGAGCGGTTTCAGATGAACACGGTGAAAGGTTTCATCAGGATATAAAGGTATTGGAAGAAAGATTCAAAGGGAAATCCCAAAGTGTAATGCTTGCTGAATACGTGTGGGGCTTGTACAGAAACCTTGACACATCGGAACATTCACGTCAAGCTAAATACAGGAAAGCATATTAA